The nucleotide sequence CCCGGTCGCGCCGCAAGCGCTTCGCATGCTCGGTTCGAGTCCGAGCCCGGCCCTCCAATCACCATCGCCGCGCTGGATCGCAGCGACGTCCATGGTGGTGTTCTCCGGTGGTGGGGTCGTCTCAGGCTCGGGCCGGGCGGCGCGGCGCGCGGTGTCAGGCTTCGGTGCTGGGCTTCTCGTCGGCGTAAGGCGTGACCTCCGCCGAGCGCAGGATCGCTATCAGCCCTTCGACCTCCCGGAAGGGCTGGAGGGACAGATATGCCTCAATCGCGGCCAGGACATTCACGGGGACAATGTAGGCCGTAGGAGCGGCATTTTCGTCGGCTTTCATTTGCGTCTCCTCACGCGCGTCGGATGGTGTCGCGAATTGCGGCGAGCTTCGATCCGGTCGGGTCGCCGCGGGTGGGTGCCAAGATCCCGCCCTCCGAGAACTCGTTCCACGCGTAGGCATGAACCAGTGGGAACGGGCAGATGGTCGGGTTATTGTTGACGTAGGCGACCGCGTCCGCGAAGTGCTGTCTCAGTTCTTCATTCGTGGGATAAACCACGTACTGCCGCATCCCATCGAAAGGGATCTGGCTTGGATCATACGAGAACGGCCGCTCGATAATCGGCCGCCGATCCCAGCCCGTCATCACAAGCGGCACGACCTTGGCGCCGAGCGCCGCCCAATCGGCCCAGTACTGCTTGGCCCGGGCAGCCAGGACCGAGAACGGGCAGTCGAGGTCTTCCGACATACCGACCGAGTAGGATGTCATCGCGTCGGCCGCATAGGCATTGTAATAGGTCATGTCCCGCGCCTGCCCCATCATCACGACGATGATGGGCTGACCGAGCCCCGCGTTCACGGTCGCCGTGCGCAGGGCATCCAGCGCGGTGCGGAAGTTCGCCCGACCGGCGGCGTTGTCTCCGCCCCAATTCGTCAGCAGCATCGGCAGGTAGATATATATGACCGGTCTGTTGCCGATCTTAAGGTGGTGCGGCTGCTGGAACTCCGAAACCAGGGTCGCTATTTCTGTCGCATAATTTCCAGTCGAGCCGAACATATATGGCTCGATAATCGAGCACCACGGCATCTGCGACTTGATGGACGACGATTGGTAGAGGCCCAAGCCTCGGCTCAAAGTGTTGTTCGGTAGGTAGCGATCGAATGCCCAAGCGCCCAGCCCGCCGCTCACGGCCGCGAGGATCTCAGCATCCATTGTCGCCTGCGAAGGGCTCCACCTGATGCGGCGCGAGGTGAGGTCCTCTGCGTGGAGGGGGAGGCGGTGCTGGTAGACGGGATTGGACAGGGAGTTGGCGTTCTCCCAAGCGACGCTATTTGCGTCGTTGTTGTAGGACCCATCCCAGCGGGCGGCGGTAACGTAAAGACCACTCGGCATCGATCAACCCCACTTGTACCAGCGCTTGTTCGAGGCAAAGTATCGTAGGCGCACACTCACATTTGAAGCGATGGCAGTCGGCGCATAAATAATCGAAGCGCCTGCGGGGGGCGTCCATACAAGGCCGGACAGTGTACTGTCGGCAGTGAAGTAGACCTCGGTTCCGTCCGGCGGGCTGTCGGGGAGGTTGATCGTATAGCCATTGACTGCCGCCGACATCAGAAAGCGGATGTACGTGTCGATTGTTGCAACGTTGAGCGTCCCGCCCGCCACCGGCGCAACGTCTCGACCATCAACGATCCTGAACTTGCCCCTGATGTCCGCGCGCAGTAGCTGAAAATACTTCGCCGTGTCCGCGCATGAGATCAGAGGGAAGCCCCCAGCCGCCGCGTTCTTGAAAACGAGGAAGCTGTCCGGAGTATCGACACCATCAAACCGGGCGATACTGCCGCTGTCGTTGATGATATGCGCGGAGCCAAGCCCTGCAGCCTGAAGCGCTATCGGTCCATTGCCCCCGGTGACGTTCTGGTTGCTGCCCCGCACCCGCGCATACGTGCTATCGGCGATGAGTTGCGTTGCGTAGATCGGGTCGGCGGAATAGGCGAAGACCTGAGCAAAGATCCGGTCCACGCCGGATGCGTTCGGCGCCATGAAGCTGAAGCGCTGCCCGAAGCCGGAGGTGGCGAGATCCATCCCGTAGGTGGACCGAAGCCGAGGATTGCGGTTCAGGGCACCGCCGCGAGCGATCAACCGGTTTCGCGTGGCGAGGTTGGTGCCGTCGTCCTCGATCTCGAAGAGCCGGCCCGCACCGTTGATGAAGAGGTGTCCCCCTTTCCCGTTGCCGGAGAAGACGGCCGGCTTGTCCTTGGCCACGCCGCCCACCGGCATGAGTACGGGTCCGGTGGCCTTGCTGCCGAACAAGCCATACCTGATCGCGTTGCCGGCGGAGTCGCCGAGAAACATCTGGTTCGCGCTGTCCTCCGGATCGCCGCCGTAGATCGACTCGATCACACGAAGCCAGTCGGCGAGAAGGCGCTCGGTCGCGCCTCCGGTCGGTGCGATCCGGTTCGGTGCCTTGGCGTCGAGCGCTCCCGTCAGCCCCGGCACGTCGCTGATGGCGGCAACCTGGATGTTCCAGGGTGTGCCGGGCCACTGTCCGCCCGCCTTAGGGCCGTACATGCGCCGGCCCTGACCGGCTGGACGGGTCTCGATGTAGAAGTCGCCATCCTTGCCGTCGGCGGAGACCGGCGGCACGGTGCCGGTGATGATGGTTGCGCCGGGCCGGCCCTCGCGTCCCGGCACGGCAAGCGGCGTGTAGATTGGCTGCTGCCGCGCAGCGAACGACACCGACACGCCAAGGAAGCGCGTCAGGAAGGCGCGCAGGCCCGACGGCTCGGCGTAGGTGATCCGCACCGGCATGAAGAGGTAGCGTTCACCGCCGACGACCTCCAGCACGTCCGCGGTGAACTCGCCACGCGGGAAGTCGTTCGCGGTCGTCTTCGGCACCCGGAAGACTAGCGTGCCCGGGTCACCCTGCTTCAGCGTCAGTCCGCGCCCCTCCTCCGTCGTGAGGATGAGCACCGGCGGCACGAGCTGCGAACCACTCGTCGCTGGCGTGATGTGCATCTCGAACTGGCGTCCGGTGAGCGGCAGGGCGCTGCCATCTTCTGCTGCCTTGAACGACAGCTCGCCGTACCAGCTTTCCTGGGTCGTGAAGGCGAAGGGGGGGAAGTCGGCCAAGGGAGGGCCTCCAGGCAGCCGAACGGCCGCGGCGCGGCGGTGAGCCACGCGCGGGGTCGGTCAGGGTTGCGGGTATTGGGGCGGGCGGCTTAGGCCGGCCCGGTGCGCCTCAGTGGGCGGTTGCTGCGGCGCCAGCGGGCGCGAGCGGGGTCCCAGGGTCGTCCGAGGCGGTCGCGGGCGCAGGGCCGCCGCGGTCGTTCAGCAGGGTCGTGAGGCGGTCGACCTCGGCCTTTAGGATCTGCACGAGGTCGATGGCCTCGGCCTTCTCCCCGGCGATCTTCGCGGCGCGAGACAGAGCAGCATCCCTCTGCGCCTCCAACTCGCCGATCCGGCCGTTGATCTCGATGATGCTGATCGCCTTCTGCTCGGGTGCGTCGCTCATGCCTCGCCTCCCGCCGCAGGCTCGCGCTTGGCGAGGTTAGCCGTCTGGATCTGCACGGCCATCTGCTGACCGCCCGCCGTGAACACCCACACCCACGAAAAGAGCTGGTTCGGCAGGTCGCACAGCATGATCCCGACATCGCCGATGCCGATCTCAGGCGGGAGACCGCTGCGCGAGGTGATCGCCACCTCGTCGCCCGGCTTGAACGGGCCGTCCTCCTGCATGGCGCGGAAGGTCTCGCCGAGATACGCGGCGATCTCGTCTGGCGTGTTCAGGGTGCGCTGCCGGCTTTCGGAGAAAGTGAGCATGAGTGTCGTTCCTATGCTTTCGGCTGGAAGCCGGCGAGATGAAGCTCGTTGATCTGCACCTGCCCGGCGCCCGGCGAGGTGTAGTTGTATTGGATGCGAACACTTCGTGTTCCCGCCGGCAGGTAGCGGATGCAGCTTGCTCGAAAGTCGAACGTGTTATTTCCAGGGCCGACCGACACCGAAACATTCTGCTCGTTGAACTTGAAATATCCGGCGACGACGCCGTCCACGATCAGGCGCATCCCGAGCAGCGATGTCCCGGCCGGGCCGGAGATTGTCAGTCTGCCGAAGACTTCGATGTTGGCCGGGAAGTCCGGATTGGTGACGAGGTACGTGAAGTTTAGGTTGGCATCGATCTGATCGTTGACCGTGCCGGCGCCAGCGATCAGCGTGTAAGATCCAATGTCGATGCGCAGCGGTGTGGACGCCTGCTGCGAGAGCAGCCGCAGATACGGCACGCTCAGCGTTCCCGAGCCCGCGTCGAAGGAGAAGGCCGGCACGCCCGACACGCCCGGCGACGTGATGACGAACTTGTCTGCGTCGAACCGGACGAGGCTGCCGCCGCCGGGCAGCAGGTCGAACGTCATGCCCGTGCCGCGGGTCTGGCCGTTCACCTCCACCGCCAGCAGCGTTTCAAACCGGGCAGACACGCCCGAGATGTCTGAGCGCGCCGAGAGCGTCATGCGGCCGAACGCGGTGCCGCGGTCGGTCTGTGCTTGAACCGCAGTGATCTGGGATGCGAACGCCGCGTCGTTGGCGATGCGCACCTCACGCTCTTGCACGAAGTATGCGAGATCGCTGTCATAGCGGACGATGAGGCTATCAATGCGCGACGCGAGCGCGCCATCCCCGTCCACTCGCGCGGTTTGCTCAGCAACAATGGCTGACGTGTTGTCTCCGACCTTCGCGCTTAATACCTGAAGGCTGGTAGCGGTAGCGGAGTCATTGGCAATCCGGACGGTCTGTTCATTAAGGAAATAGGCAAGATCGCTGTCGTACCGGACAATGAGCGCATCAGTGCGCTGAGCCTGAACGCTATCGCCATCGATCCGCGCCTGCCGCTCGGTGATGGCGGCGGCCTCGGCAGTGCCCAGGCGCACCACTGCGGCGCTGAGGTCGCTCGCGAACGCCGCGTCGGCGCTCAGGCGCTCCTCTTTCTCGTAGACGATGGCGGCGGTGTTTTCTTCCCCGACCGCCGCCGCTGCCAACACGCGGGCAAGAAGATCGCTGGCCTTCTCGTTGGCGACGCGCTCCACCTCAAGGATGCGGTCGATCCGGCCGCGGACATCCTCCGTCAGGCCCTCGTAGTCGATGGGCGGCAGGCGTAGTTCGATCTGGCTGTTGTCGATCAGCGGCGCCACGGTGGTGAAGGTCGTGGCGACGTAGTCGCCCGGCAGGCCGGTGCGCCCGAAGGCGCGAGCGCGGACCGTGACGGGCTGGTCCGACTGGCGCATCTGCGCGCGACCGCTCGATGCCGGGCCGTAGGGCGACAGCACCTCCCAGGTGGCGCCGCTGTCATAGGAGAGATCGGCCTCGTAGTTCCGGGCGCCGCGGGTGACGGAGACACCCCACACGACTTCGATGCCGGTCTCGATCCGCTGGCAGCGGGCGTGCAGCACTGAAATCTGCGGGATCAGCGGCTCGGCGAGGTTGTCGGCGTTGACGGGGAGCGGCGCGATCACCTGCTCGTCGAGGAGCTGCCAGACGCGCGGGTCGTCGGCCACCATCTCGATCTGAACCCGGTCGGCGTCGCTCGGGATGGCCGAGCGGGCGACGTAGGTCTCTTGGATCTCGGTCAGATCGCCGATGACGATGGTGGTGGGATCCTGGCTGTCGCGGGCCAGCACGCTGGCGAGGCTGCGGCCGGTCTGCGCCGCGAGCGCGGTCACGTCGTCGGGGTGAAGCTCCAGCCCGCGCGGTCCAACACCGCGCATGCGCAGGATGCCCCACTCCCGCCCGTCGCGGCGGCGGACGGAGCCGTAGCCCCATTCGCCCGGCACGTTGGCGGTGACGTCGAGCGTCAGGACGTTACCCGAGGCCGAGGCCACGCCGAACGTCTGCTTGCCCTTGAAGAACCAGAGATCCGAGAGGACGTGATCGCCTGGGAAGACGAGACGCCCGTCCCATTCGGTCGTGATGCGCCGCTCGGCGCCGCGGAACACGGCGACCGCCGCGAGCCAGGTGGCGTGCTTCAGCGCGTGCAGGCCGTCGCGGATGCCGTTCACCCGGTAGCGCTTCGGCGTGCGCGTGGCCGGGCCATAGCTGAACCGCACCTCGTCGGGGCGGCGCGGGTCGCCGTCGCGGTCAAACTCCACGATGACGTCGCTGCCCTCGACCTTCGTCTTGAAGGTGGCGCCCGCGCTGTCGCGCACGATCTGCCGGCGCGTGAGGACGTGCCGCGGCTCGGCGCGGCTCTCGTCGCGCACAAACGAGTGCACCGGCCCGACCTTCACCGGGTCGCAGCGCAGCGGCAGCAGAACCTCGGAGGCCGCTTCCCAGAACGAGGACACCTCGGGCAGCACGCCGTCGAAGGTGTCATTCGCGTCGAGCAGGTTGTGGTAGTAGATGGCCTTGGTCGCGTCGAAGCCGTTCGGCAGGGCGAGACCGTGCTGCGAGCGCACGAGGTCGGCAAAGGCCCATACCGCCTTGCGCTCCGGCTGCTCGATCCAGGCCGAGCCGTTCCACACCGGCACGATGCGCGTGGCGTCGACCCAGATCTCGGAGAAGGCCGTCACGGTCAGGCCCTTCCCGGCCCGCACCCGCATGACGATCTCGGTGGTGGCCGGCCGGATCCGGACATCGTCCTTGATCGCCGCCATCTCGTCCCAAGAGGCGGCGTTCTTCTGCTCGAACCCGACGGCCTCCGGGTACATGTTCTGCGCCCGCACCTGATAGGCGGCGCTCTTCGGCAGGCGGAAGTAGGCCGAGCGGCGCAGCGGCGTCGTGGTGAGCGCGGTGGCGCCCTCGCTGGAGCGCCACAGCTCGAACTCAGGACCGACCACCTCGCCCGTGTTCGGGTTGATCTCGCGGGCCTGGAAGATGACGCCAGCCACCGTCGGCGCCTGCCGGCCCTGCGACGAGACCCGGTAGATCGCTGGATAGGTCC is from Methylorubrum sp. B1-46 and encodes:
- a CDS encoding host specificity factor TipJ family phage tail protein encodes the protein MTLVVTANIAGQTRGEPVRLPDRRRRRLSTIVARHKPPAGRRFIVSVHRKGEAFLRPTDGSVRLRANWSRTLVGPDDVVLVTEVPLGRGIASIGLAIASIALIAVAPYAAPALATALGGVSVTAVQAGLVIGGVALGYAAQASSAAKKKTERSLSSVTGGGNIPKPGARKPLLYGRCWSTPPLSQKDFITYDGDTMVLTKRMTLGIGRFQIHAVHVGEAVFWTETGGIQAPFTSTAGPLGTQIEFLFAQPSTIAPGDVISSPSVGGQEMPRPGGNPDWTPWFRLTPQGVTADAAQMSWTYPAIYRVSSQGRQAPTVAGVIFQAREINPNTGEVVGPEFELWRSSEGATALTTTPLRRSAYFRLPKSAAYQVRAQNMYPEAVGFEQKNAASWDEMAAIKDDVRIRPATTEIVMRVRAGKGLTVTAFSEIWVDATRIVPVWNGSAWIEQPERKAVWAFADLVRSQHGLALPNGFDATKAIYYHNLLDANDTFDGVLPEVSSFWEAASEVLLPLRCDPVKVGPVHSFVRDESRAEPRHVLTRRQIVRDSAGATFKTKVEGSDVIVEFDRDGDPRRPDEVRFSYGPATRTPKRYRVNGIRDGLHALKHATWLAAVAVFRGAERRITTEWDGRLVFPGDHVLSDLWFFKGKQTFGVASASGNVLTLDVTANVPGEWGYGSVRRRDGREWGILRMRGVGPRGLELHPDDVTALAAQTGRSLASVLARDSQDPTTIVIGDLTEIQETYVARSAIPSDADRVQIEMVADDPRVWQLLDEQVIAPLPVNADNLAEPLIPQISVLHARCQRIETGIEVVWGVSVTRGARNYEADLSYDSGATWEVLSPYGPASSGRAQMRQSDQPVTVRARAFGRTGLPGDYVATTFTTVAPLIDNSQIELRLPPIDYEGLTEDVRGRIDRILEVERVANEKASDLLARVLAAAAVGEENTAAIVYEKEERLSADAAFASDLSAAVVRLGTAEAAAITERQARIDGDSVQAQRTDALIVRYDSDLAYFLNEQTVRIANDSATATSLQVLSAKVGDNTSAIVAEQTARVDGDGALASRIDSLIVRYDSDLAYFVQEREVRIANDAAFASQITAVQAQTDRGTAFGRMTLSARSDISGVSARFETLLAVEVNGQTRGTGMTFDLLPGGGSLVRFDADKFVITSPGVSGVPAFSFDAGSGTLSVPYLRLLSQQASTPLRIDIGSYTLIAGAGTVNDQIDANLNFTYLVTNPDFPANIEVFGRLTISGPAGTSLLGMRLIVDGVVAGYFKFNEQNVSVSVGPGNNTFDFRASCIRYLPAGTRSVRIQYNYTSPGAGQVQINELHLAGFQPKA